A window of Sphingomonas sp. R1 contains these coding sequences:
- a CDS encoding ParB/RepB/Spo0J family partition protein translates to MARTQKDYLADLLAEEAAAEAAQPAAEAAPRPAPAAEPELPARLTRTRGTTLLGRESALARVASGEVRQVTQLLLDPAKVRIWPGNARVYAHLTEENVRELIDSIVAENGQKVPAVVRRIEGDPEHDYEVIAGTRRHFAISWLRANSYPDMQFVAQVAQLDDEAAFRLADLENRARKDVSDLERARNYAEALRAHYGNHLTRMAERLKLSKGWLSKMIKVAGIPDAVIAAFASPADVQLKPAYPLAQALDDKNAAKAIHAEARLLARLQAERRGSGQAGMPASDVLRRLLAAPIGPATPEPLFSWTAPSGRTALSVLSVNRQGVTVRLHAGAGAGPDALADALREALEQLDREGRGLQR, encoded by the coding sequence GTGGCACGTACCCAGAAAGACTATCTCGCCGATCTGCTCGCGGAAGAGGCCGCGGCGGAAGCGGCGCAGCCCGCGGCCGAAGCTGCTCCCCGCCCCGCCCCCGCTGCAGAGCCGGAGCTGCCCGCACGCCTCACCCGCACCCGCGGCACGACCCTGCTCGGCCGCGAATCGGCGCTGGCCCGCGTCGCCTCGGGCGAGGTGCGCCAGGTCACCCAGCTGCTGCTCGATCCCGCCAAGGTCCGCATCTGGCCGGGCAACGCCCGCGTCTATGCGCACCTCACCGAGGAGAATGTTCGGGAGCTGATCGACTCGATCGTCGCGGAGAACGGCCAGAAGGTGCCGGCCGTCGTCCGCCGGATCGAAGGCGACCCCGAGCATGACTATGAGGTCATCGCCGGTACGCGGCGGCATTTTGCGATCTCTTGGCTGCGCGCCAACAGCTATCCCGACATGCAGTTCGTGGCACAGGTCGCCCAGCTGGACGACGAGGCCGCATTCCGTCTCGCCGACCTGGAGAACCGCGCCCGCAAGGACGTGTCGGATCTCGAGCGGGCGCGCAACTATGCCGAGGCGCTCAGGGCACATTACGGCAACCATCTGACGCGCATGGCGGAGCGGCTGAAGCTCTCCAAGGGCTGGCTGTCGAAGATGATCAAGGTAGCAGGCATTCCGGACGCGGTGATCGCCGCCTTCGCCTCGCCCGCCGACGTGCAGCTGAAACCCGCCTACCCGCTCGCCCAGGCACTGGACGACAAGAATGCGGCCAAGGCCATTCACGCCGAGGCGCGGCTGCTGGCCAGGCTGCAGGCAGAGCGGCGCGGGTCCGGACAGGCCGGCATGCCGGCCAGCGACGTGCTTCGCCGGCTGCTGGCCGCGCCGATCGGGCCGGCCACGCCGGAGCCGCTTTTCTCCTGGACCGCCCCCAGCGGGCGCACCGCGCTGAGCGTGCTCTCGGTCAATCGCCAGGGCGTTACCGTGCGGCTCCACGCCGGCGCGGGTGCGGGTCCCGATGCACTCGCCGATGCACTGCGGGAGGCGCTCGAGCAGCTGGACCGCGAAGGCCGCGGGCTTCAGCGCTGA
- a CDS encoding replication initiator protein A — protein sequence MTQADRKSIPDQFDLFLPYLADMPLRDQREMMERPFFSLAKTKRAKPIDYRSPDGKLWVHVSANPDYGMATIWDADILIYCASVLADMARRGRNDIPRKLHLMPYDLLRAIGRPTTGRAYELLGQALDRLVATTIKTNIRAENRREATFSWLDGWTQLVDERTERSRGMTIELSSWFYEGVLMNGGVLSIDRAYFDLTGGRERWLYKVARKHAGGAGEAGFAISMPTLFEKSGAEGQYRRFKFEIAKIAERDELPGYTLALETPAGKREPSLRMRRRADGEAPTKTVGAPPLPALGPTPAPPPPAAASPEEAPIGPEARAAIRRSLTSLATRATSGMITDATLQVLRQECPGWDYQELHRQFRDWVEADPARTPANYQNAFIGFVRQWHGRNKHQLR from the coding sequence ATGACCCAAGCCGACCGCAAGTCGATCCCCGACCAGTTCGACCTGTTCCTCCCCTATCTCGCCGACATGCCGCTGCGCGACCAGCGCGAGATGATGGAACGCCCCTTCTTCAGCCTCGCCAAGACCAAGCGGGCAAAGCCGATCGACTATCGCAGTCCGGACGGGAAGCTGTGGGTCCATGTCTCGGCCAATCCCGATTACGGCATGGCGACGATCTGGGATGCCGATATCCTGATCTACTGCGCGAGCGTGCTGGCCGACATGGCCCGCCGCGGTCGCAACGACATCCCGCGCAAGCTTCACCTGATGCCCTATGACCTGCTCCGCGCGATCGGCCGACCGACCACGGGCCGCGCCTATGAGCTGCTCGGGCAGGCGCTCGACCGGCTGGTCGCGACGACGATCAAGACCAACATCCGTGCCGAGAACCGTCGCGAGGCGACCTTCAGCTGGCTCGATGGCTGGACCCAGCTGGTCGACGAGCGGACCGAGCGCTCACGAGGCATGACGATCGAGCTGTCCAGCTGGTTCTATGAAGGCGTGTTGATGAACGGGGGCGTCCTATCGATCGACCGCGCCTATTTCGATCTGACCGGCGGCCGCGAGCGCTGGCTCTACAAGGTCGCGCGCAAGCATGCCGGCGGGGCAGGGGAGGCCGGCTTCGCCATCTCCATGCCGACCCTGTTCGAGAAATCGGGTGCCGAGGGTCAGTATCGCCGCTTCAAGTTCGAGATCGCCAAGATTGCCGAGCGCGACGAACTGCCGGGCTATACCCTTGCGCTGGAGACGCCGGCGGGCAAGCGCGAGCCGAGCTTGCGGATGCGACGCCGTGCCGACGGCGAGGCTCCCACGAAGACCGTCGGTGCACCGCCGTTGCCGGCGCTCGGGCCGACACCTGCCCCGCCGCCTCCCGCTGCGGCGAGCCCCGAAGAGGCGCCGATCGGTCCGGAAGCACGCGCGGCCATCCGCCGCTCGCTGACCAGTCTCGCCACGCGCGCCACCAGCGGCATGATCACCGATGCGACGCTGCAGGTGCTCCGGCAGGAATGCCCAGGCTGGGACTATCAGGAACTCCACCGCCAGTTCCGCGACTGGGTGGAAGCCGATCCGGCCCGGACACCTGCCAACTACCAGAACGCCTTTATCGGCTTCGTCCGGCAATGGCACGGTCGCAACAAGCATCAGCTGCGCTGA
- a CDS encoding DUF6250 domain-containing protein — protein MRRTVLGAALLLPAIARARPDATLLHADDFDHGLANWHVECERPGRIETRGGALDIDVPAGVTLWFRHALAGPLAIDYSVLPVAKGGPNDRVSDVNCFWMARDPRAQTGNVLDRPRNGAFEDYDDLQTYYAGIGGNGNTTSRFRRYVGERGNRPLLPQHDLRTPDTLLQPNRPIHVRLIANGRHIALLRDDVPLFSLEDPAPYRSGHFGLRTTQSHLQVRALRIWKLDAA, from the coding sequence ATGCGTCGGACGGTGCTGGGGGCAGCGCTCCTCCTCCCGGCGATCGCGCGTGCCCGTCCGGACGCCACGCTTCTGCACGCCGACGATTTCGATCATGGGCTCGCGAACTGGCACGTGGAATGTGAGCGACCGGGCCGCATCGAGACCCGGGGCGGGGCGCTGGACATCGACGTACCCGCGGGCGTCACCTTGTGGTTTCGCCACGCCCTCGCCGGACCGCTGGCCATCGACTACTCGGTCTTGCCCGTCGCCAAGGGCGGCCCGAACGACCGCGTCAGCGACGTGAACTGCTTCTGGATGGCGCGGGACCCGCGGGCGCAGACCGGAAACGTGCTCGATCGGCCTCGCAACGGCGCATTCGAAGACTATGACGACTTGCAGACCTATTATGCGGGGATCGGCGGCAACGGGAACACCACCAGCCGGTTCCGCCGCTATGTCGGCGAACGCGGCAACCGGCCGCTGCTTCCCCAGCATGACCTCCGCACGCCCGATACGCTGCTGCAGCCCAATCGGCCGATCCACGTTCGGTTGATCGCCAATGGCCGCCACATCGCCCTATTGCGCGACGATGTGCCGCTCTTCTCGCTGGAGGATCCCGCGCCGTATCGTTCCGGCCATTTCGGCCTTCGCACGACCCAGAGCCACCTGCAGGTGCGCGCATTACGCATCTGGAAGCTTGACGCCGCATGA
- a CDS encoding Tat pathway signal sequence domain protein: MHTPIGRRAVLQAAAAGPLLAAAPAPSAAAPRNLHADAAWLDGEPPAGAVEGSCWGVAWPRGVLRETTPLTAVTDSGAAIVVQSWTLARWPDGSRKWTGHALAGALAAPTRVRIQPGRPQLPDVPIRVRQSDDAVEIENGPLRWRIARSGTALLAATGEGGTALVGPVELVAELRTGAPDGPRQALHGHIDGIIVEQQGPVRAVVRIDGRHIADGEAGLPFTIRVECFAGSQGVRIVHSFIHDLDPDTQFLSAIGLRAAVPMRGAAHDRHVRLATGADTMFAEAVRPLTGLRRDPGRAFRTAQVEGRAVPPVAQMRAPVAALLDRIPAWDAFSLRQCSANGFTLAKRTAADMAWVDAGEGRRAPGLAYVGTPQGGAAIAARWFWQRHPSELAIEDATRDAARLTAWLWSPNAPPMDLRRYHGAMGMESHAAQNQGLDITYEDYEPGWDSPKGIARTSELMLWAFPATPPTARLQALANATAEPPRLMADPAQLHAAGIFGDWGLPDRSTPVRVAIEDQLERLIDFYAGEVDRRGWYGFWNHGDVMHSYDADRHQWRYDIGGFAWANSELSPDLWLWYSALRSRSPQAFRLAEAMTRHTSEVDVYHLGRFAGLGTRHGVQHWSDSSKQPRVSNANYRRIFHYLTADERTGDLMRALASSHEALRTVEIGRKVPGAVRETLPAGVIEMTFGTTWAVLAGAWLTEWERTGDARWRDRIVAGMDSIGRLPRGWLTGSAPYDLASGRFLDRGAKIQLSHLNAVFGAVEINAELLRLLDVPRYRAAWLDYCRWYNAPKPEWLAKWGEPFGPRNLREAHSRLTATAAHAAGDAALAARAAAEFLSGDAGLGLSLADPRRALPGGGVEWPGISTNAASQWGLAAIQNLALIPAALDHGPLRTPATGNDATA, from the coding sequence ATGCACACTCCCATTGGCCGCCGCGCCGTGTTGCAGGCGGCCGCCGCCGGACCGTTGCTCGCCGCCGCCCCGGCGCCCTCTGCCGCAGCGCCGCGCAACCTCCATGCCGATGCGGCATGGCTGGATGGGGAACCGCCCGCGGGCGCCGTCGAGGGTAGCTGCTGGGGCGTGGCCTGGCCAAGGGGTGTGCTCCGCGAGACGACGCCGCTGACCGCCGTCACGGACAGCGGCGCCGCGATCGTGGTGCAGAGCTGGACCCTTGCCCGCTGGCCGGACGGATCGCGCAAATGGACCGGCCACGCGCTGGCGGGCGCCCTCGCAGCACCCACCCGCGTCCGTATCCAGCCGGGCCGCCCCCAGCTGCCCGATGTGCCGATCCGCGTGCGGCAGAGCGACGATGCCGTGGAAATCGAGAACGGGCCATTGCGCTGGCGCATCGCGCGTAGCGGCACGGCGCTGCTGGCGGCGACAGGGGAGGGGGGAACGGCATTGGTCGGTCCGGTCGAGCTGGTCGCCGAGCTGCGGACCGGCGCGCCGGATGGCCCCCGCCAGGCGCTTCATGGCCATATCGACGGCATAATCGTCGAGCAGCAGGGGCCCGTCCGCGCGGTCGTTCGCATTGACGGGCGCCACATCGCCGACGGCGAGGCGGGTTTGCCGTTCACGATACGGGTGGAATGCTTTGCCGGATCGCAAGGGGTGCGCATCGTTCACAGCTTCATCCACGATCTCGATCCCGACACGCAGTTCCTTTCCGCAATCGGGCTGCGCGCGGCGGTGCCGATGCGCGGGGCGGCCCACGACCGGCACGTCCGCCTGGCGACGGGGGCGGATACGATGTTCGCAGAAGCGGTGCGCCCGCTCACCGGGCTGCGCCGCGATCCGGGGCGTGCCTTCCGCACCGCGCAGGTCGAGGGGAGGGCGGTCCCGCCGGTCGCGCAGATGCGGGCGCCCGTCGCGGCGTTGCTCGATCGGATTCCCGCCTGGGACGCGTTCAGCCTGCGCCAGTGCTCGGCCAACGGGTTCACGCTGGCCAAGCGCACCGCTGCAGACATGGCGTGGGTGGATGCGGGGGAGGGACGGCGCGCGCCCGGACTTGCCTATGTCGGCACGCCACAGGGCGGCGCCGCGATTGCCGCCCGCTGGTTCTGGCAGCGCCATCCGAGCGAATTGGCGATCGAGGACGCCACGCGGGACGCTGCCCGGCTCACCGCATGGCTATGGTCGCCCAACGCTCCGCCGATGGACCTGCGGCGCTATCACGGCGCGATGGGCATGGAGTCCCATGCGGCGCAGAACCAGGGCCTGGATATCACCTATGAGGATTACGAGCCGGGCTGGGACTCACCAAAAGGGATCGCACGCACCAGCGAGCTGATGCTGTGGGCGTTCCCCGCCACGCCGCCCACGGCGCGGCTGCAGGCCCTCGCCAACGCCACGGCCGAACCGCCCCGCCTGATGGCCGATCCGGCCCAGCTCCATGCCGCCGGGATCTTCGGCGACTGGGGATTGCCCGATCGCTCGACCCCGGTGCGCGTCGCGATCGAGGACCAGCTCGAGCGGCTGATCGATTTCTACGCGGGCGAGGTCGACCGGCGCGGCTGGTACGGCTTCTGGAACCACGGCGACGTGATGCACAGCTACGATGCCGATCGGCATCAATGGCGCTACGACATCGGCGGCTTCGCTTGGGCGAACAGCGAGCTCTCGCCCGATCTGTGGCTCTGGTACAGCGCGCTGCGCAGTCGCAGCCCCCAGGCCTTCCGGCTCGCCGAGGCGATGACGCGCCACACCAGCGAGGTCGACGTCTATCATCTCGGCCGCTTCGCCGGGCTCGGCACGCGGCACGGCGTGCAGCATTGGAGCGACAGCTCGAAGCAGCCGCGCGTCTCCAACGCCAACTATCGACGGATCTTCCATTATCTGACCGCCGACGAGCGCACCGGCGACCTGATGCGGGCGCTTGCCAGCTCGCACGAAGCGCTGCGCACCGTCGAGATCGGCCGCAAGGTGCCCGGCGCGGTGCGCGAGACGCTGCCCGCAGGCGTGATCGAGATGACCTTCGGCACGACCTGGGCGGTGCTGGCCGGTGCCTGGCTCACCGAATGGGAGCGGACCGGCGATGCACGATGGCGGGACCGCATCGTAGCCGGCATGGACAGCATTGGCCGCCTGCCGCGCGGCTGGCTCACCGGCAGCGCGCCCTATGATCTGGCGAGCGGGCGCTTCCTGGACCGGGGGGCGAAGATCCAGCTCTCGCATCTCAACGCGGTGTTCGGCGCGGTGGAGATCAATGCCGAGCTGCTGCGCCTGCTGGACGTGCCGCGCTACCGCGCCGCCTGGCTCGACTATTGCCGCTGGTACAATGCACCCAAGCCGGAATGGCTGGCGAAATGGGGCGAACCCTTCGGACCGCGCAACCTGCGCGAGGCACATTCGCGGCTGACCGCGACCGCGGCGCATGCCGCAGGCGATGCGGCGCTTGCCGCGCGCGCCGCGGCGGAGTTCCTGTCCGGCGATGCGGGACTTGGCCTCAGCCTGGCGGATCCACGCCGAGCGCTACCCGGCGGCGGGGTGGAATGGCCCGGCATTTCGACCAACGCGGCCTCGCAATGGGGGCTGGCGGCGATTCAGAACCTCGCGCTGATCCCGGCGGCGCTGGACCATGGACCGTTGCGTACCCCGGCGACTGGGAATGATGCGACAGCGTAA
- a CDS encoding EAL domain-containing protein: MFAIAYCIAGEHDLRLVALAGAMCLLTSLSAVLMLRQGARAPRNAAGWKTAGALATAFGIWATHFIAMLGYDPGFQFGFAIGLSASSLLIVTGTTLAAFQMTTRRSSAARLTAAGLIAITGIGAMHYVGMAAIDMPAHIRWHAGYVVLSILFGAVLFVPALFLAVRRSTVGTGVAAALLMTLAVVSLHFTGMTAIQLVPWAREGTGSILSPRSMSILLAVITVALLAVCLGSTFIARRTRAAIAASERQFSILARGISDCALYMLDAQGRVANWNTGAARLKGYTEAEVVGSPLARFYTPEERARGAAEAALATAATQGKFNGEGWRLRKDGSRFWAHVTIERMLDEDGRLLGFAKITRDMTQAKLDQDRIAEAQRHRDAALENMHQGLCLFDAEERLILHNERFLKLWRLPAGSCPPGSTLTEVVRQSLEARTGTAVSADRVEEARNRLLATLAPGKDPRIVAEYGNDFVLSIDSRRLPDGGWVTTCEDISERRRSEARIAHMALHDALTGLPNRVQFHSWLDGEIARAEGSDSRLAVVAIDLDRFKEINDSLGHAEGDRVLRDIGAALQATLQEQEIAARMGGDEFVVAKRYEHPAELEGLVARLEACLFSGFAAQGSLSVGASMGVAVFPSDAGDRETLLNNADLALYRAKGDFAERICYYEHGMDEQARHRRVIANDLRHAAARGELRLLYQPQRSLQSDQLVGYEALLRWAHPKLGGIPPMDFIPIAEETGEIIRLGEWVLRTACAEAAAWPNAHKIAVNLSPVQLLKPDLPEVITSILVETGLAPTRLELEITETALIADKTRALHSLRRIKALGVRVAMDDFGTGYSSLDTLHSFPFDKIKIDKSFLADSERSEQARAIIRAILALGRSLSIPVLAEGLETDAQRELLLREGCEEAQGYLFGRPAAIEAETAVQALG, from the coding sequence ATGTTCGCTATCGCCTATTGCATTGCCGGGGAACACGATCTCCGGCTCGTCGCGCTGGCCGGGGCCATGTGCCTGTTGACCAGCCTCAGCGCCGTGCTGATGCTGCGCCAGGGAGCCCGCGCGCCGCGCAATGCCGCCGGCTGGAAGACCGCCGGCGCACTCGCCACGGCCTTCGGGATCTGGGCGACCCACTTCATCGCGATGCTGGGCTATGATCCCGGCTTCCAGTTCGGCTTTGCCATCGGCCTGTCGGCGTCGTCGCTGCTGATCGTGACCGGCACCACCCTGGCAGCCTTCCAGATGACAACGCGGCGCAGCAGCGCGGCCCGGCTGACAGCAGCGGGGCTGATCGCGATAACCGGCATCGGCGCGATGCATTATGTGGGCATGGCCGCGATCGACATGCCCGCGCATATCCGCTGGCATGCCGGCTATGTCGTCCTGTCGATCCTGTTCGGGGCGGTGCTGTTCGTGCCGGCGCTGTTCCTGGCGGTCCGGCGATCGACGGTGGGGACGGGCGTGGCCGCCGCGTTGCTGATGACGCTGGCGGTGGTCAGCCTGCATTTCACCGGCATGACCGCGATCCAGCTGGTCCCCTGGGCGCGGGAGGGGACGGGTTCGATCCTGTCGCCGCGCTCGATGTCGATCCTGCTCGCGGTGATCACCGTGGCGCTGCTGGCGGTCTGTCTGGGCAGCACGTTCATCGCGCGGCGCACGCGCGCGGCGATCGCCGCAAGTGAGCGGCAGTTCAGCATCCTCGCCAGGGGAATTTCGGACTGCGCGCTGTACATGCTGGACGCGCAGGGCCGGGTGGCCAACTGGAACACCGGTGCCGCGCGACTGAAGGGCTATACCGAGGCGGAAGTGGTGGGCAGCCCTCTCGCGCGCTTCTACACCCCGGAGGAGCGTGCGCGCGGGGCGGCGGAGGCGGCACTCGCCACGGCGGCGACCCAGGGCAAGTTCAACGGCGAGGGCTGGCGTCTGCGCAAGGACGGCTCGCGCTTCTGGGCACATGTCACGATCGAGCGGATGCTCGACGAGGACGGCCGCCTGCTCGGCTTCGCCAAGATCACCCGCGACATGACACAGGCGAAGCTCGATCAGGACCGCATCGCCGAGGCGCAGCGCCACCGCGACGCGGCGCTGGAGAACATGCACCAGGGACTGTGCCTGTTCGATGCCGAGGAACGGCTGATCCTGCACAATGAGCGCTTCCTGAAGCTGTGGCGGCTGCCCGCCGGCAGCTGTCCGCCGGGATCGACGCTCACCGAGGTGGTCCGGCAGTCGCTGGAAGCCCGGACCGGTACGGCGGTATCGGCCGATCGGGTGGAGGAGGCGAGAAACCGGCTGCTCGCAACCCTGGCGCCGGGCAAGGATCCGCGCATCGTCGCGGAATACGGGAATGACTTCGTCCTCTCGATCGACAGCCGCCGGCTTCCCGACGGCGGCTGGGTGACCACGTGCGAGGATATCAGCGAGCGGCGCCGATCCGAGGCGCGGATCGCGCACATGGCGCTGCACGACGCGCTCACCGGCCTTCCCAACCGCGTGCAGTTCCATAGCTGGCTCGATGGCGAAATCGCTCGAGCGGAAGGAAGCGACAGTCGTCTGGCCGTGGTCGCGATCGATCTGGATCGCTTCAAGGAGATCAACGACTCGCTCGGCCATGCCGAGGGCGATCGGGTACTGCGCGATATCGGTGCCGCGCTGCAGGCGACGCTGCAGGAGCAGGAGATCGCGGCGCGAATGGGTGGCGACGAATTTGTCGTCGCCAAGCGCTACGAGCATCCGGCCGAGCTTGAGGGGCTGGTGGCGCGGCTGGAGGCCTGCCTGTTCAGCGGGTTCGCCGCACAGGGATCGCTGTCGGTCGGGGCGAGCATGGGCGTCGCGGTGTTTCCTAGCGATGCGGGCGATCGCGAGACGTTGCTCAACAATGCCGACCTCGCCCTGTACCGCGCCAAGGGCGATTTCGCCGAGCGGATCTGCTATTACGAACATGGCATGGACGAGCAGGCCCGGCACCGCCGTGTGATCGCCAACGACCTGCGCCATGCCGCCGCGCGCGGCGAGCTTCGGCTGCTCTACCAGCCCCAGCGCTCGCTCCAGTCGGACCAGCTGGTCGGCTATGAGGCGCTGCTGCGCTGGGCGCATCCCAAGCTGGGCGGCATTCCGCCGATGGACTTCATTCCGATCGCGGAGGAAACCGGGGAGATCATCCGGCTCGGCGAGTGGGTGCTCCGCACCGCCTGCGCCGAAGCGGCGGCATGGCCCAACGCGCACAAGATCGCGGTCAACCTCTCGCCGGTGCAGTTGCTCAAGCCCGATCTGCCCGAGGTGATCACCTCCATCCTGGTGGAAACCGGCCTTGCGCCGACGCGGCTGGAACTGGAGATCACCGAAACCGCGCTGATCGCCGACAAGACCCGTGCGCTGCACAGCCTGCGCCGGATCAAGGCGCTCGGCGTGCGGGTGGCGATGGACGATTTCGGCACCGGCTATTCGTCGCTCGACACGCTTCATTCCTTCCCGTTCGACAAGATCAAGATCGACAAGTCGTTTCTCGCCGACTCCGAGCGCAGCGAACAGGCGCGCGCCATTATCCGTGCGATCCTGGCGCTCGGGCGCAGCCTGTCGATCCCGGTGCTGGCGGAGGGACTGGAAACCGATGCGCAGCGCGAATTGCTGCTGCGGGAGGGCTGTGAAGAGGCACAAGGCTATCTGTTCGGGCGGCCCGCCGCGATCGAGGCGGAAACCGCGGTTCAGGCGCTTGGCTGA
- a CDS encoding MFS transporter: MAQPAPAARPVRWFNYLAYGSNDVLGAGSMAVISGWVLIFYTQFCGLEAWEAALIFTVARVLDAIASPVIGHLSDAMGDTPLGRRFGRRRFFILAAIPLLPSFAIMWVAGQSFWYYLVTYVLFELVYAMEIIPYETLAAEMGRDYRTKAKFAGVRILFAQASAILAGFLPGMLIGALGKDSPLTFLYMGILFSALFMVTAGLLYRFSWERPAAEVAALRPEGAPRPTVGAAIRGLYTNLFSTFRIRAFRLHLGMYLGGYISQDVFNAAFTFFVVFALAGTITTASTLLGTMYIVQFVAVMLAINLALRSSPARAYQLAALSFAAGVLVLLGQWGTGVRAGSAWLWLPIALAGLGRGALNYIPWATYNYMADVDEIVTGRRREGAFAGVMTFVRKLTQAAAVAGVGAIMSAGGFTKGAAVQRPEAIHTIALVLGIGTVGVLIAGMLVSTRFRLNAATHDVLMAEIDRFKRGERAPASVEAQAVVEDLSGWRYAQLWGNNPVAGVRAQPSA; the protein is encoded by the coding sequence ATGGCCCAACCCGCCCCCGCCGCCCGCCCCGTCCGGTGGTTCAACTATCTCGCTTATGGCTCGAACGACGTGCTGGGCGCCGGCTCGATGGCGGTGATCTCGGGCTGGGTGCTGATCTTCTATACCCAGTTCTGCGGGCTGGAGGCATGGGAAGCGGCGCTGATCTTCACCGTCGCCCGCGTGCTCGACGCGATCGCCTCGCCGGTGATCGGGCATCTGTCCGACGCGATGGGCGACACACCGCTCGGGCGGCGCTTCGGGCGGCGACGGTTCTTCATCCTCGCGGCGATCCCCCTCCTTCCCTCCTTCGCGATCATGTGGGTCGCGGGGCAGAGCTTCTGGTATTATCTCGTTACCTATGTGCTGTTCGAGCTGGTCTACGCGATGGAGATCATCCCGTACGAGACGCTCGCCGCCGAGATGGGACGGGACTATCGCACCAAGGCCAAGTTCGCCGGCGTCCGCATCCTGTTCGCACAGGCAAGCGCGATCCTCGCGGGCTTCCTGCCGGGCATGCTGATCGGAGCGCTGGGCAAGGACAGCCCGCTGACCTTCCTCTACATGGGCATCCTGTTCTCCGCGCTGTTCATGGTGACGGCGGGGCTGCTCTACCGGTTCAGCTGGGAGCGGCCGGCGGCGGAAGTCGCGGCACTGCGCCCCGAAGGCGCCCCCCGCCCTACCGTTGGCGCGGCGATCCGCGGGCTCTACACCAATCTGTTCAGCACCTTCCGCATCCGCGCCTTCCGGCTGCACCTCGGCATGTATCTGGGCGGCTATATCAGCCAGGACGTGTTCAACGCCGCCTTCACCTTCTTCGTCGTCTTCGCGCTGGCGGGGACGATCACGACCGCCTCGACGCTGCTCGGCACGATGTACATCGTCCAGTTCGTCGCGGTGATGCTGGCGATCAACCTGGCGCTGCGCAGCTCCCCTGCTCGCGCCTACCAGCTGGCGGCGCTGAGCTTCGCGGCGGGCGTGCTGGTGCTGCTCGGCCAGTGGGGCACGGGCGTGCGCGCCGGCAGCGCCTGGCTTTGGCTGCCGATCGCGCTGGCCGGCCTCGGCCGCGGCGCGCTCAACTACATCCCCTGGGCGACCTACAACTACATGGCCGATGTCGACGAGATCGTCACCGGACGGCGCCGCGAAGGTGCGTTCGCCGGCGTGATGACCTTCGTGCGCAAGCTGACCCAGGCCGCCGCGGTCGCCGGCGTCGGTGCGATCATGAGCGCGGGCGGCTTCACGAAAGGCGCGGCGGTGCAGCGCCCGGAGGCGATCCACACCATCGCGCTGGTGCTCGGCATCGGCACGGTGGGCGTGCTGATCGCGGGCATGCTCGTCTCCACCCGCTTCCGGCTCAACGCCGCGACCCATGACGTGCTGATGGCCGAGATCGACCGCTTCAAGCGCGGCGAACGCGCACCCGCGTCTGTCGAGGCGCAGGCGGTGGTGGAGGATCTCTCCGGCTGGCGCTACGCCCAGCTCTGGGGCAACAATCCGGTGGCCGGCGTGCGGGCTCAGCCAAGCGCCTGA